From the Maioricimonas rarisocia genome, one window contains:
- a CDS encoding GNAT family N-acetyltransferase, with product MSATGLPPAAKKQHDAPFVDCIPTGPPAEVTPPLADGAFVEFVPADGLDERVDDWQSLADDAAEPNVFLEPWFLRPALNAFAGESKLRFALVYRPSTRRDTPPVLCGFFPFEEQPSWKNVPVRVWTLWQHPYSFLSTPLIRRGQGALCLAALFEALREERRGPAVLELPDVDGAGPFHQALTDATAEQTLNTFCVSEQSRAVLEPGDDWQQYVVEALTSHNRRELRRQRRRLADLGDITVRFNDGNGFFDFWMEQFLDLEAAGWKGNAGTAIGLDERHRQFFREITHAAAQRRQLMLLGLFLNNEPIAMKWNFRSGTGSFAFKIAYDESYRKFSPGVHLEIENIRVLHGMPSITWMDSCAVPQHFMINRLWRQRRTIRHLLVSTGRLTGDALVGLAPLARVVRRRFRSASRQPAAIQQT from the coding sequence ATGAGTGCGACGGGCCTCCCTCCTGCTGCCAAAAAGCAGCACGACGCTCCCTTTGTTGACTGTATTCCCACCGGACCGCCTGCCGAGGTCACGCCGCCACTCGCCGACGGGGCATTCGTCGAGTTCGTGCCTGCAGACGGACTGGACGAGCGTGTCGACGACTGGCAGTCGCTTGCCGACGACGCGGCCGAACCGAACGTATTCCTCGAGCCGTGGTTTCTGCGCCCGGCCCTGAATGCATTCGCAGGAGAATCGAAACTGCGGTTCGCCTTGGTGTACCGCCCGTCGACCCGTCGCGATACGCCGCCGGTCCTGTGCGGATTCTTCCCCTTCGAAGAGCAGCCATCCTGGAAGAACGTCCCCGTCCGCGTCTGGACACTCTGGCAGCACCCGTACAGTTTTCTCTCGACGCCGCTGATCCGAAGGGGACAGGGCGCCCTGTGCCTTGCGGCTCTGTTTGAGGCTTTGAGAGAAGAGCGTCGGGGTCCGGCGGTTCTCGAACTGCCCGACGTCGATGGCGCCGGTCCGTTTCACCAGGCGCTCACGGACGCAACCGCAGAGCAGACACTGAACACGTTCTGTGTTTCGGAGCAGAGTCGTGCGGTTCTCGAACCGGGAGACGACTGGCAGCAATACGTCGTCGAGGCACTGACCAGTCACAACCGACGGGAACTGCGTCGTCAGCGACGGCGGCTGGCCGATCTCGGGGATATCACGGTCCGATTTAACGACGGCAACGGGTTCTTCGACTTCTGGATGGAACAGTTCCTCGATCTCGAGGCGGCCGGCTGGAAGGGGAACGCCGGGACGGCGATTGGCCTCGACGAACGACATCGGCAGTTCTTCCGCGAGATTACGCACGCCGCCGCCCAGCGGAGGCAACTGATGCTACTGGGTCTGTTCCTCAATAACGAACCGATCGCGATGAAGTGGAACTTCCGCTCCGGCACAGGTTCGTTCGCGTTCAAGATCGCATACGACGAATCGTACAGAAAGTTTTCGCCCGGCGTTCATCTCGAGATCGAGAACATTCGGGTCCTGCACGGGATGCCGTCCATCACGTGGATGGATTCCTGCGCGGTCCCGCAGCACTTCATGATCAACCGCCTGTGGCGGCAGCGAAGGACAATCCGGCATCTACTGGTGTCGACCGGCCGGCTGACCGGCGATGCCCTCGTCGGACTGGCCCCGCTCGCCCGAGTCGTGCGTCGGCGCTTTCGATCCGCTTCCCGGCAACCTGCCGCCATCCAACAGACGTGA
- a CDS encoding sugar phosphate isomerase/epimerase family protein, producing MASRTDSANSEVSSGNSRLSRRLWLASSAAALGSTLLQGSSGAPLAAAEPPTRTGRPFMKLSLAAYSFNRYLPRNWPKPRSGNPTMTLEDFVDYCAEQDLDATELTSYYFPADVTNEYLMSIKNQTFRLGLDISGTAIGNDFCLPEGPDREFQLEMTRKWIDYAALMGAPVIRIFAGKVPKGETEEVALDRCVEGINQSLDYAATKGVVLALENHGGITATPEQLLRIVERVNNSPWFGINFDSGNFRTDDPYGDLEKIAPYAVNAQVKVAITAGGEKQEADLPRIVGILQDAGYRGYLVLEYEEKEDPREAIPRYLEQLRKLTA from the coding sequence ATGGCATCCCGAACTGATTCGGCCAACAGCGAAGTTTCTTCCGGCAATTCCCGCCTTTCCCGCCGGCTCTGGCTGGCCTCGTCTGCCGCCGCACTCGGCTCGACACTTCTTCAGGGAAGCAGCGGAGCCCCCCTGGCCGCCGCCGAACCGCCGACCCGCACCGGCCGCCCGTTCATGAAACTCTCGCTGGCAGCGTACTCGTTCAACCGCTACCTGCCGCGGAACTGGCCGAAGCCCCGGTCGGGCAACCCCACGATGACGCTCGAGGATTTCGTCGACTACTGCGCCGAGCAGGACCTCGATGCGACCGAGCTGACCAGCTACTACTTCCCGGCCGACGTGACCAACGAGTACCTGATGTCGATCAAGAACCAGACGTTTCGTCTGGGGCTGGACATTTCGGGGACCGCGATCGGCAACGACTTCTGCCTGCCGGAAGGGCCCGACCGCGAGTTTCAGCTCGAAATGACCCGGAAGTGGATCGACTACGCCGCCCTCATGGGGGCCCCGGTCATCCGCATTTTCGCCGGCAAGGTCCCAAAGGGCGAGACCGAAGAGGTCGCGCTGGACCGTTGCGTGGAAGGCATCAATCAGTCGCTGGATTACGCTGCCACGAAGGGTGTCGTGCTGGCCCTGGAGAACCATGGCGGCATCACCGCCACGCCCGAGCAGCTGCTGCGGATCGTCGAGCGGGTCAACAATTCCCCCTGGTTCGGCATCAACTTCGACAGCGGGAACTTCCGAACCGACGATCCTTACGGCGACCTCGAGAAGATCGCGCCCTACGCAGTCAACGCCCAGGTGAAGGTGGCCATTACCGCAGGCGGCGAAAAACAGGAAGCCGACCTGCCCCGCATTGTGGGTATCCTGCAGGATGCGGGCTACCGCGGCTACCTGGTCCTCGAGTACGAGGAAAAGGAAGATCCGCGCGAAGCGATTCCCCGTTATCTGGAACAGCTGCGGAAACTCACAGCCTGA
- a CDS encoding VOC family protein, producing the protein MVQPIPPGHHSLAPHLVIRGATEAIEFYKSAFNAEEISRMPWPNGEGIMHAELKIGDSPLFLCDETPPMERWVSPKSLNGTSVALHMWTDDAEGAFERAVKAGSRIEMPLTDMFWGDRYGRIIDPFGHEWAIAQHIRDMTPEEIQEAAEKFAPPE; encoded by the coding sequence ATGGTTCAGCCCATCCCTCCGGGTCATCATTCCCTCGCCCCTCACCTCGTCATTCGAGGTGCAACCGAGGCGATCGAGTTCTACAAGTCGGCTTTCAACGCCGAAGAAATCTCGCGGATGCCCTGGCCGAACGGCGAAGGCATCATGCATGCCGAGCTGAAGATCGGTGATTCGCCGCTGTTTCTGTGCGACGAGACTCCTCCTATGGAGCGATGGGTTTCGCCGAAGTCCCTCAACGGGACCTCGGTCGCCCTGCACATGTGGACGGACGATGCCGAAGGAGCCTTCGAGCGGGCCGTCAAAGCCGGCTCGCGCATCGAGATGCCGCTGACCGACATGTTCTGGGGTGACCGGTACGGCCGGATCATCGACCCGTTCGGCCATGAATGGGCGATCGCCCAGCACATTCGCGACATGACGCCGGAGGAGATTCAGGAAGCGGCTGAGAAGTTCGCACCTCCCGAGTGA
- a CDS encoding DUF1559 domain-containing protein: MSLRIRRGFTLIELLVVIAIIAILIALLLPAVQQAREAARRSQCKNNVKQFGLALHNYHDTHGVFPPALISSGRCNPASYSQCPSTLEVMNTTGWVLLLPYLDQSPLYNQYNFSLPSSISSPYGRPLAGGVSTSDANRPVYSQKLAVFLCPSDDLNGEVVNSSANSSSSFYERNQVARSNYLFATGAYTDYNPSYNVYRTSTQDLGAFGNDGATTIGFIKDGSSNTIIVGEAKQQSTSVNYGPYWGAGTHTCCHGRTPRNNERYGAINYDNALNGSGLQYAWQFGSHHIGGGHFLMGDGAVRFISENIDYRNVFQWLNRIKDGNVIGEF, encoded by the coding sequence ATGTCGCTGCGCATTCGACGAGGTTTCACGCTGATCGAACTGCTGGTGGTGATTGCCATCATCGCGATTCTGATCGCACTGCTGCTCCCTGCGGTGCAACAGGCACGGGAAGCGGCCAGACGATCGCAGTGCAAGAACAACGTGAAGCAATTCGGACTGGCCCTCCACAACTATCACGACACCCACGGCGTGTTCCCGCCGGCGCTGATTTCCTCCGGTCGCTGCAATCCGGCCTCCTACTCGCAGTGTCCTTCGACGCTCGAGGTGATGAACACGACCGGCTGGGTGCTTCTGCTTCCCTACCTCGACCAGTCTCCGCTGTACAACCAGTACAACTTCAGTCTGCCGTCGAGCATCTCCAGCCCTTACGGGCGACCACTGGCTGGTGGTGTAAGCACCAGCGACGCCAACCGTCCTGTCTACAGCCAGAAGCTGGCCGTCTTCCTGTGCCCGTCAGACGATCTGAACGGCGAGGTCGTTAACAGCTCTGCGAACAGCAGCAGCAGCTTCTACGAACGGAACCAGGTGGCCCGCAGCAACTATCTGTTCGCCACCGGTGCCTACACCGATTACAACCCGAGCTACAACGTCTACCGCACGAGCACGCAGGATCTCGGCGCGTTCGGTAACGACGGGGCCACGACGATCGGTTTCATCAAGGACGGGTCCAGTAACACGATTATCGTGGGTGAAGCCAAACAGCAGAGCACAAGTGTTAACTATGGCCCGTACTGGGGCGCCGGCACCCACACCTGTTGCCACGGTCGCACGCCCCGAAACAACGAGCGGTATGGTGCGATCAACTACGACAACGCCCTCAACGGCAGCGGTCTGCAGTACGCCTGGCAGTTCGGCAGCCATCATATCGGTGGCGGCCACTTCCTGATGGGGGACGGTGCGGTCCGCTTCATCAGCGAGAACATTGATTACCGCAACGTCTTCCAGTGGCTCAATCGAATCAAGGACGGCAACGTCATCGGCGAGTTCTGA
- a CDS encoding Gfo/Idh/MocA family protein, giving the protein MPQQIPRRQFFSQSAAIGAGLYVAGQAASAESTSPNEKLNIGVIGPGGRGASNLAGVSGENIVAICDVDARRAAQAFEAFPKASRYEDFRKMLDNETLDAVVVSTPDHTHAYCSVTAMRQGLHCYCEKPLTRTVREARLVAQTAREHHVVTQMGTQIHATNNYRRVVEVIRSGAIGPVREVKVWVGKGWGGNTWPTDKPPIPEGVNWDLWLGPSAYRPYHPAYIPADWRRWWDFGGGTLADMGCHYIDLVFWALDLRHPLTCEAEGPPTHPETAPTGLKVTWTYPERGEQPPVTLTWTDGDMIEHVHDGHDLGGAGVYFVGDEGSMYANYGTYKLFPEDKFADFTPPEQTIPNSIGHHAEWIQACKTGEPTTCNFDYSGALTESVLLGTVAYRIGRKLEWDGAELKATNAPEAANVVWQPSRLGWEL; this is encoded by the coding sequence ATGCCCCAACAGATCCCCCGCCGCCAGTTCTTCTCTCAGTCCGCCGCCATTGGTGCCGGCCTGTATGTCGCCGGCCAGGCGGCCTCGGCCGAGAGCACCAGCCCCAACGAAAAGCTGAACATCGGGGTCATCGGCCCAGGCGGACGTGGGGCGAGCAATCTCGCCGGCGTTTCGGGTGAGAACATCGTCGCGATCTGTGACGTCGATGCCCGCCGGGCGGCCCAGGCGTTCGAGGCGTTTCCCAAGGCCTCACGCTACGAAGACTTCCGCAAGATGCTCGACAACGAGACGCTCGACGCTGTCGTCGTCTCGACGCCCGATCACACCCATGCGTACTGCTCGGTGACGGCCATGCGGCAGGGGCTGCATTGCTATTGCGAAAAGCCACTGACCCGGACGGTGCGGGAAGCACGCCTGGTGGCCCAGACCGCCAGGGAACATCATGTCGTCACCCAGATGGGGACGCAGATTCACGCCACCAACAACTACCGTCGGGTGGTCGAAGTCATCCGTTCCGGAGCGATCGGACCGGTCCGTGAGGTCAAAGTCTGGGTCGGTAAGGGCTGGGGAGGGAACACCTGGCCGACCGACAAACCGCCCATCCCGGAAGGGGTCAACTGGGACCTGTGGCTCGGCCCGTCCGCTTATCGCCCGTACCACCCTGCGTACATTCCCGCCGACTGGCGGCGGTGGTGGGACTTCGGCGGCGGTACGCTGGCCGACATGGGCTGCCACTACATTGACCTGGTGTTCTGGGCTCTGGATCTGCGGCACCCGCTCACGTGTGAAGCGGAAGGTCCCCCAACGCATCCGGAGACCGCACCGACCGGTCTAAAGGTCACCTGGACATATCCGGAACGGGGCGAGCAGCCGCCGGTCACCCTGACCTGGACCGATGGCGACATGATCGAGCACGTTCACGACGGCCACGACCTCGGTGGCGCCGGCGTCTACTTCGTCGGCGACGAGGGTTCGATGTACGCCAACTACGGAACGTACAAGCTGTTCCCGGAAGACAAGTTTGCCGACTTCACGCCGCCTGAGCAGACGATCCCGAACTCGATCGGACATCATGCCGAATGGATTCAGGCCTGCAAGACCGGCGAGCCGACGACCTGCAACTTCGACTACTCCGGGGCCCTGACCGAAAGCGTGCTGCTGGGAACGGTGGCCTACCGCATCGGCCGCAAGCTCGAGTGGGATGGAGCCGAACTGAAGGCGACGAATGCTCCCGAAGCCGCGAACGTCGTCTGGCAGCCGTCGCGTCTCGGCTGGGAACTCTGA
- a CDS encoding HesB/IscA family protein — protein MVTVTEKAAGEIKRVIGEQNMPEGTVLRIGVAGGGCSGFQYKLGFDAAADREKDHISEQHGLQVAIDKKSDLYLDGTTVDFYDGLEKRGFTFENPNVTRSCGCGSSFSV, from the coding sequence ATGGTTACAGTGACGGAAAAAGCCGCCGGCGAAATCAAGCGCGTCATCGGCGAGCAGAACATGCCGGAAGGTACTGTCCTGCGAATCGGGGTGGCAGGTGGCGGCTGCAGCGGATTTCAGTACAAGCTCGGCTTCGACGCCGCGGCAGATCGTGAGAAGGATCACATCTCCGAGCAGCATGGACTGCAGGTGGCGATCGACAAGAAGAGCGACCTGTACCTCGATGGGACCACCGTCGATTTCTACGATGGTCTCGAAAAGCGCGGCTTCACGTTCGAAAACCCGAATGTGACCCGCAGCTGCGGATGCGGCAGCAGCTTCTCCGTCTGA
- a CDS encoding carboxypeptidase-like regulatory domain-containing protein, which translates to MRCFCLVLALMVTGCSSSPDDAPELVEYTGVVTLDGQPLGDAVVMFHPTQPGLNGAAGQTNADGEFSLVTGNRSGVTPGNYKVTVSRIVTKDGSPVSTDEGMDIEQLRMSGDASESIPDKYSALEQTQLTADITDSPETPPSFELTSS; encoded by the coding sequence GTGCGGTGTTTCTGCCTCGTTCTCGCGTTGATGGTTACGGGCTGCTCGTCGTCTCCGGATGACGCTCCCGAACTCGTCGAATACACCGGAGTCGTGACACTCGACGGTCAGCCGCTCGGTGATGCCGTCGTCATGTTTCACCCGACCCAGCCCGGCCTCAATGGCGCTGCCGGCCAGACGAATGCTGACGGCGAATTCTCCCTCGTAACCGGTAACCGGTCGGGCGTAACGCCCGGCAATTACAAAGTGACGGTCAGCCGCATCGTCACAAAGGACGGTTCACCGGTATCGACCGACGAAGGGATGGATATCGAGCAGCTGCGGATGTCCGGCGACGCCAGCGAGTCCATTCCGGACAAGTACAGTGCGCTGGAACAGACGCAACTGACCGCCGACATCACCGACTCTCCCGAGACGCCTCCCAGCTTCGAACTTACTTCGAGTTGA
- a CDS encoding PVC-type heme-binding CxxCH protein, translating into MRALLLPVVLFFLFAASPATAQRLEVPRRHDRPPGPPISAQQAVARMTVPDGFSVEVVAAEPDIANPVAMSIDERGRIWITESFEYPRRSAGPGRDRVKVLEDTTGDGRADSVTVFADGLNIPSGIAVGHGGVWVANAPDLLFMQDTDGDGKADVTKTVLTGFGRTDTHELPNSLTWGPDGWLYGLNGVFNHSHVKYGSDNPNRDAEHPGWKFTCAMFRIHPRTWEFQVFAEGTSNPWGIAINDEGDFFISACVIDHLWHIVESGYYIRQGGPYPANTWPMRSIVDHKHQKAAYCGITWSDTDAWPEEYRKLLLMGNIHGGCINADVIERHGSTYRGRPHPGFAPKNGAWDDDEYGTIRKRGDDDAPKLADFLTANDAWFMPVVQKTGPDGCLYVLDWYDRYHCYQDANADPEGIDRAKGRLYRVIYDKAGRLPVLDLSTMGNDELADHLDGRDEYVRATARRLLAERLSEDSPVVQRLIAQANDTSRDVSSRLRAMWALAGADLPPSVLVHNIHYDVDHPQISAWKIRLLADRLDEKLAAQEIAAGLIFGQDEDPRVFQQRVIAASKLYRHVSDRPERFDSQLASILLYHLALSENDPTMAPLVWQNLLPIVSRDPDAVGQALVEQMFDRPPAFASVLPRAVSVLADDPRTDGNTLSELLEETLVEELLDEATKRQCLDAVAERLRQRSLTDEQRESISGLFLDESRLADADEVLDAPLTVVRALLGSGPALDTLRHSFADSDHRPQNRLAALETLIAAGDAEFLDRVEEVLADAEAGHDFRAAVIESLGRSRSPKVAGILLVRFDDFEPAVQPKAIEVLTQRPGWSLALLDAIQNKKIDRNLLNVNQLRRLATFTDEPLKTALAKVYGQIRLDGRSDRQQVIRQHRDLLRRVPGDARAGVAVFKKICAQCHKMYGDGAEVGPDITRNGRNNWEQLLSNVFDPSLVIGPGYQARQLLTDDGRVLTGLPVEENERRVILKIQGGKLETIPREEIEEYRVSNVSMMPEGIEKQLTPQELADLFAYLALDGPPDDPKAKLLPGAPAPARGD; encoded by the coding sequence ATGCGTGCGCTCCTGCTGCCGGTCGTTCTGTTTTTCCTGTTCGCTGCCAGCCCCGCAACGGCTCAGCGTCTTGAAGTACCCCGCCGTCACGACCGGCCGCCGGGACCGCCGATCTCTGCACAGCAGGCCGTCGCACGCATGACGGTCCCTGACGGCTTCTCCGTCGAGGTCGTCGCTGCCGAGCCGGATATCGCCAATCCGGTCGCGATGAGCATCGATGAGCGTGGGCGGATCTGGATCACCGAGAGCTTTGAGTATCCCCGCCGATCCGCCGGTCCAGGCCGCGACCGTGTGAAGGTTCTCGAGGATACCACCGGTGACGGCCGGGCCGACTCGGTGACGGTGTTCGCCGACGGGCTGAATATCCCGTCCGGAATCGCAGTCGGCCATGGCGGCGTGTGGGTCGCGAACGCGCCCGATCTGCTATTCATGCAGGACACCGACGGCGACGGAAAGGCCGACGTTACGAAAACGGTCCTGACCGGCTTCGGGCGGACCGACACGCATGAGCTTCCGAATTCGCTCACATGGGGACCGGACGGCTGGCTGTACGGTCTGAACGGCGTGTTCAATCATTCGCACGTGAAGTACGGCAGCGACAATCCCAATCGTGACGCGGAGCATCCCGGCTGGAAGTTCACCTGCGCGATGTTCCGCATTCACCCGCGCACCTGGGAGTTCCAGGTCTTTGCCGAAGGGACGAGCAACCCCTGGGGGATCGCCATCAACGACGAGGGGGACTTCTTCATTTCCGCCTGCGTCATCGACCACCTGTGGCACATCGTCGAGTCGGGATACTACATTCGGCAGGGGGGACCGTACCCGGCGAACACATGGCCGATGCGCTCGATCGTCGATCACAAGCATCAGAAGGCGGCCTACTGCGGCATCACCTGGTCGGATACCGACGCGTGGCCCGAGGAGTACCGCAAGCTGCTGTTGATGGGGAACATTCACGGCGGCTGCATCAATGCGGACGTCATCGAACGGCACGGCTCGACATATCGGGGTCGGCCGCATCCCGGTTTCGCCCCGAAGAACGGTGCATGGGACGACGACGAGTACGGCACGATCCGCAAGCGGGGTGACGACGACGCCCCGAAGCTCGCTGACTTCCTGACCGCCAACGACGCCTGGTTCATGCCGGTCGTGCAGAAGACCGGGCCGGACGGCTGCCTGTACGTGCTGGACTGGTACGACCGCTATCACTGCTACCAGGATGCGAATGCCGACCCGGAGGGCATCGACCGCGCCAAGGGACGACTGTACCGCGTCATTTACGACAAGGCGGGACGACTGCCGGTTCTCGACCTGTCGACCATGGGCAACGACGAACTCGCTGATCACCTTGATGGTCGGGACGAATACGTGCGCGCGACCGCACGGCGACTACTGGCCGAGCGACTCTCCGAAGACTCGCCGGTTGTCCAGCGATTGATCGCCCAGGCGAATGACACGTCCCGGGACGTGTCCTCCCGTCTCCGGGCAATGTGGGCCCTGGCAGGTGCCGACCTGCCCCCCTCGGTGCTCGTCCACAACATTCACTACGACGTGGATCACCCGCAGATTTCCGCGTGGAAGATTCGGCTGCTGGCGGATCGCCTGGATGAGAAACTGGCCGCTCAGGAAATCGCGGCCGGGCTCATCTTCGGACAGGACGAAGATCCACGAGTCTTTCAGCAACGGGTCATCGCGGCCAGCAAACTCTACAGGCACGTCAGCGATCGCCCGGAACGCTTCGACTCTCAGCTGGCCTCGATTCTGCTGTACCACTTGGCACTGTCAGAGAACGATCCGACCATGGCGCCGCTGGTCTGGCAGAACCTGCTGCCGATCGTTTCCCGGGATCCGGATGCGGTCGGGCAGGCACTCGTCGAACAGATGTTCGATCGACCGCCTGCCTTCGCCTCGGTGCTGCCGCGTGCTGTCAGCGTCCTGGCTGATGATCCGCGAACCGATGGCAACACACTCTCGGAACTCCTCGAGGAGACTCTGGTGGAGGAGCTTCTCGACGAGGCCACGAAGCGGCAGTGTCTGGACGCTGTCGCTGAGCGGTTGCGGCAGCGTTCGCTCACGGACGAACAGCGGGAGTCCATCTCCGGGCTGTTTCTCGACGAATCGCGTCTGGCGGACGCGGATGAGGTGCTGGATGCTCCCTTGACGGTCGTCCGGGCGTTGCTCGGTTCCGGGCCGGCACTCGACACGCTGCGGCACTCGTTCGCCGACAGTGATCATCGCCCGCAGAACCGGCTCGCCGCCCTCGAAACGCTGATTGCAGCGGGCGACGCGGAGTTCCTGGACAGGGTCGAAGAGGTGCTCGCTGATGCCGAAGCCGGCCACGACTTTCGTGCCGCTGTGATCGAGTCGCTGGGACGTTCCCGCAGTCCGAAGGTCGCCGGGATTCTGCTGGTCCGTTTCGACGACTTCGAACCGGCGGTTCAGCCGAAAGCGATCGAAGTCCTGACGCAACGGCCCGGGTGGAGTCTGGCTCTGCTCGACGCGATCCAGAACAAAAAGATCGACCGGAATCTGCTGAACGTCAACCAGCTCCGCCGGCTGGCGACATTCACGGACGAACCGCTGAAGACGGCGCTCGCCAAAGTGTACGGTCAGATTCGACTGGACGGACGCTCCGATCGCCAGCAGGTGATTCGACAGCATCGCGATCTGCTGCGGCGCGTTCCTGGAGATGCCCGAGCGGGCGTCGCGGTGTTCAAAAAGATCTGCGCGCAGTGCCACAAGATGTACGGAGACGGCGCCGAGGTCGGACCGGACATCACACGCAACGGACGCAACAACTGGGAGCAACTGCTTTCGAACGTGTTCGACCCTTCGCTGGTCATTGGCCCCGGTTACCAGGCCCGGCAACTGCTGACCGACGATGGCCGTGTTCTGACCGGGCTGCCCGTCGAAGAGAACGAGCGACGCGTCATCCTGAAGATTCAGGGAGGCAAGCTGGAAACGATACCGCGCGAGGAGATCGAGGAGTACCGCGTCAGCAATGTCTCGATGATGCCGGAAGGCATCGAAAAGCAGCTCACTCCTCAGGAGCTGGCCGACCTGTTCGCGTATCTCGCGCTGGACGGTCCGCCGGATGATCCAAAGGCGAAACTGCTTCCAGGCGCGCCGGCACCTGCGCGTGGAGACTGA
- a CDS encoding JmjC domain-containing protein, which produces MTSQLLSPPPTTTAPVQQSVGQRHLLAFNANDFQDCFSRRPFLIEHRLCNHPLFEVERILELARALPVSCIEYNAGKLPTSIDARLTPRNGLSVDETIRRIEECESWMVLKYVEQDPAYRDLLEACLKEIRPHSEQIAPGMTHAQAFVFLTSPGSVTPYHIDPEHNFLLQVRGSKTVRQWDGADRSILSEAELEAFYTNRGRNLEYREEIAEHAWTFDLQPGQGLHFPVTNPHWVQNGPEVSVSFSITFRTPDLDRRAGVHRVNAGLRRLGITPAPVGDHPGRDWYKYQAYRLCRRLRPGK; this is translated from the coding sequence ATGACCAGCCAGCTCCTGTCTCCTCCCCCGACCACCACCGCGCCCGTACAGCAGTCCGTCGGGCAACGGCACCTGCTCGCATTCAACGCCAACGATTTCCAGGACTGCTTCAGTCGCCGGCCGTTCCTGATCGAGCATCGGCTCTGCAATCATCCGCTGTTCGAGGTCGAGCGCATTCTGGAGCTGGCGCGGGCTCTGCCGGTTTCGTGCATCGAGTATAACGCCGGCAAACTCCCGACGAGCATCGACGCCAGGCTGACGCCGCGCAACGGTCTGTCCGTCGACGAAACGATCCGCCGCATCGAGGAATGCGAATCCTGGATGGTGCTGAAGTACGTCGAACAGGATCCGGCCTACCGCGATCTGCTCGAGGCATGCCTGAAAGAAATCCGCCCCCACTCGGAGCAGATCGCGCCGGGAATGACGCACGCCCAGGCGTTCGTGTTTCTCACCTCGCCCGGTTCGGTCACGCCGTACCACATCGATCCGGAGCACAACTTCCTGCTGCAGGTCCGCGGCTCGAAGACGGTCCGTCAATGGGACGGTGCCGATCGCTCGATTCTGTCGGAAGCGGAACTGGAAGCGTTCTATACCAATCGCGGCCGCAACCTCGAGTACCGCGAAGAGATTGCAGAGCATGCGTGGACGTTCGATCTGCAGCCGGGGCAGGGACTGCACTTTCCGGTGACGAACCCTCACTGGGTGCAGAACGGCCCCGAAGTTTCGGTCTCATTCAGCATCACGTTCCGCACTCCGGATCTGGATCGACGGGCCGGAGTCCACCGGGTCAACGCGGGCCTGCGTCGTCTGGGCATCACACCGGCCCCCGTCGGGGATCATCCCGGGCGGGACTGGTACAAGTATCAGGCGTACCGGCTGTGTCGCAGGTTGCGTCCGGGGAAGTAG